One genomic window of Carassius gibelio isolate Cgi1373 ecotype wild population from Czech Republic chromosome A10, carGib1.2-hapl.c, whole genome shotgun sequence includes the following:
- the LOC128020673 gene encoding LOW QUALITY PROTEIN: craniofacial development protein 2-like (The sequence of the model RefSeq protein was modified relative to this genomic sequence to represent the inferred CDS: substituted 2 bases at 2 genomic stop codons), translating into MQSLRCRKPVVMGTFNACTAREEARLIELAHCAEERGVEILGVQEHRRVHTDDLILYHIVERCTFISTSAWRYDAQAATGGVGLMLGPRARKALRRVYHHTDRIMCAEFSGNPVTTVIVVYSTTNVAPSDEVEKFFEDLVRAVRGVPTHNFLAILGDFNARLGPEDVPFPYHDSTNHNGTYLTAFLTEHKLMAANTIFRKRTGXRWTFRDRAXGTLRQLDYILVRKKWRNSIMNAEPYSTFSSVGSDHRVVSMRVRLSLRVPKPSPKIQYNWKAFSSDPGLLTRNTEEVRRQFQQLDRGAEASGEYRRFITVNEEATRLCIRWRKSEPPCDQNIQRS; encoded by the coding sequence ATGCAATCATTGCGCTGTCGGAAACCAGTTGTTATGGGAACCTTCAACGCATGCACAGCGAGAGAAGAAGCGAGGTTGATAGAACTTGCACATTGTGCAGAGGAACGGGGAGTGGAGATCCTGGGGGTCCAAGAACATAGGAGAGTGCACACTGATGACCTAATACTGTACCACATAGTGGAGAGATGCACGTTTATTTCCACATCAGCATGGAGGTACGATGCCCAAGCCGCAACAGGCGGTGTAGGGTTAATGCTGGGCCCACGGGCACGTAAGGCTCTACGTCGGGTTTACCACCACACCGACAGGATCATGTGTGCAGAGTTCTCGGGTAACCCAGTAACAACAGTCATAGTCGTGTACTCAACCACCAACGTGGCGCCATCTGACGAGGTGGAGAAGTTCTTTGAGGACCTTGTAAGAGCGGTCCGCGGCGTCCCAACGCACAACTTCCTGGCAATTCTTGGGGACTTCAATGCGAGGCTTGGACCAGAGGATGTACCCTTCCCCTACCATGACTCTACCAACCACAATGGCACCTACCTCACTGCCTTCCTCACGGAGCACAAGTTAATGGCGGCAAATACCATCTTCCGGAAGAGAACAGGATAGAGGTGGACCTTCCGGGACCGAGCCTAAGGAACGCTACGGCAGCTAGATTACATCCTAGTGAGGAAGAAGTGGAGGAACTCCATTATGAATGCTGAGCCATACAGCACTTTTAGTTCTGTGGGCTCAGACCATCGCGTGGTCTCAATGAGAGTTCGCCTGAGCCTCAGGGTTCCCAAACCAAGTCCCAAAATACAGTATAACTGGAAAGCTTTCTCAAGTGACCCTGGCCTTCTAACCAGAAACACAGAGGAAGTGAGGAGACAATTCCAGCAGCTGGACAGGGGAGCGGAGGCAAGCGGCGAATACAGGAGATTCATCACAGTAAACGAGGAGGCGACCAGACTGTGCATAAGATGGAGAAAGTCAGAACCTCC